In Kineococcus rhizosphaerae, the genomic stretch TGAGTCGGCGGCCGGGCAGGTCGAAATCAACCTTCCTCCCACCGACCCGATGACCGCAGTGGACAACTACAACCGCGTCAAACTGGTGATGCGTCAGGTAGCGTTCGAACGCGGCCATAGCGTGACATTCATGGCCAGGTGGTCCCCGGAACAGTTCGGGCAAGGTGCCCACATCAACCTGTCTCTGTACCAAGACGGAGAGAATGTCTTCCACGACGTCCAGAACTCCCGTAGTCCGTCCGCGCTGATGCGTGAGTTCATGGGTGGGGTCTTGGAGACCATGCCGGCAGCGACGTCGTTCTCGTTTCCTACGATCAACTCCTACCGACGGATCGAGGAGCTGAACGGGCCGCCCACGACGGTCAGTTGGGGCTTGGAGAACAAGAGCACAGCCGTACGGGCAATCTGCCGAGACGCCAAACAATCGCGCATCGAGTACCGCATTCCTTCCGCTGACGCCAACCTCTACCTGGCCTTCGCCGCGCTCCTGGCCGGCGGACTCCTCGGACTGCAGAACCACAGTGACCCGGGCCCCAGCCTGGACCACATGGCATGGGCCCTACCCCCAGGTTCAGTGGACACTGACACTCCGGAACGCCTCCCTCGCAGCCTGTCTGCGGCGACTGACGCACTCGCCGCTGACACCGATCTCACCAAGGCACTGGGCCCAGCCCTGGTCGACTACTGGATCGGAACCCGGCGCTGGGAGTGGTTCAGCTTTCACACCGGTGGCGGTGATCCACAGGCAGGTGTCTCGCAGTGGGAACTCACCCGCTACTTCGAGCTCGTGTGAACATCGACGGCACTGGCGCAGCGCAAGCACCCTCTTGCATCCGGCCCCTCCGCGTTCCTTGAGAAGGAGATCGACATGAGAGCAGCGGTACTGGTCGAGCCCGGTCGCCTCGACCTGCAGGACGTCGTCCTGGACGAGCCCGGTCCGCGAGAGGTGGAGATCCGCACCGCGGCCGTCGGCCTTTGTCACAGCGATCTGCACTACATCGACGGTACCTTTAGTACCAGTCTCCCGGAGATCCTCGGACACGAGGCCGCCGGTGTCGTGACCCGGGTCGGTTCAGAGGTGGAGTCCGTACGCATCGGTGACCACGTGGTCACCTGTCTGACGATC encodes the following:
- a CDS encoding glutamine synthetase family protein, whose amino-acid sequence is MSEYEEVKDWLSERGVRTVRLDTISLDGVVSGKYVSVAKFLSGLKTGWSFCDVAFGVDLANVPQLGFDYGSWRGEMADVTLRGDSSTLALDPHLVGLATVLCDLVDRDGAPLPVCSRSVLRRQVQHLTNLGYSAKAAIEIEATVFEESIDEARRLGFQGLHPLGGSAGALYVIARPVAFTRYLDAVTERLDEMGIAWEGWCDESAAGQVEINLPPTDPMTAVDNYNRVKLVMRQVAFERGHSVTFMARWSPEQFGQGAHINLSLYQDGENVFHDVQNSRSPSALMREFMGGVLETMPAATSFSFPTINSYRRIEELNGPPTTVSWGLENKSTAVRAICRDAKQSRIEYRIPSADANLYLAFAALLAGGLLGLQNHSDPGPSLDHMAWALPPGSVDTDTPERLPRSLSAATDALAADTDLTKALGPALVDYWIGTRRWEWFSFHTGGGDPQAGVSQWELTRYFELV